A portion of the Halalkalicoccus tibetensis genome contains these proteins:
- a CDS encoding TraB/GumN family protein: MTDRQVSREAGEGSIRLVGTAHISADSVAEVEETIERERPDVVAVELDEGRYRQMKGELPDDLDAGDLLRGNTVFQFLAYWMLSYVQTRLGERFDIEPGADMHAAVETAEEIGLGVALVDREIQTTIQRFWARMTLIEKFKLVGGLFMGMFGYGSEEEEIDMEELTDADVVTAMMAEFRRFSPGGAEALIDERDAYIAHKLLSLREQGFDVVAVVGAGHRQGIERHLEDPAGLPPMESLVGTQSGRRFSIYKVVGYLIALAFLGFFFLLAMAGAQNDFLLRVFAAWFLFNGVFAFTMAKLAGAHWPSATVGGAIAWMTSVNPLLAPGWFAGYVELRYQAVNVADIGTLNEILSDDESAILDLFRRMLEVPLFRLIAVVAATNIGSVIATVLFPLVVLPWLASDIGGVGAVGDLMIEGARNSAELIWGVLA, from the coding sequence ATGACCGACCGGCAGGTGTCACGCGAGGCGGGCGAGGGCTCGATCCGCCTCGTGGGCACCGCCCACATCTCCGCCGACAGCGTCGCCGAGGTCGAGGAAACGATCGAACGCGAGCGCCCCGACGTCGTCGCCGTCGAGCTCGACGAGGGTCGCTACCGCCAGATGAAGGGCGAGCTCCCCGACGACCTCGACGCGGGCGACCTCCTGCGCGGAAACACCGTCTTCCAGTTCCTCGCTTACTGGATGCTCTCGTACGTCCAGACCCGCCTGGGCGAGCGCTTCGACATCGAGCCCGGCGCGGACATGCACGCCGCCGTCGAGACCGCCGAGGAGATCGGGCTGGGGGTCGCGCTGGTCGACCGGGAGATCCAGACGACGATCCAGCGCTTCTGGGCCCGGATGACGCTGATCGAGAAGTTCAAGCTCGTCGGCGGGCTGTTCATGGGGATGTTCGGCTACGGCTCCGAGGAGGAGGAGATCGACATGGAGGAGCTGACCGACGCCGACGTCGTCACGGCGATGATGGCGGAGTTCCGCCGCTTCTCGCCGGGCGGCGCGGAGGCGCTGATCGACGAGCGCGACGCCTACATCGCCCACAAACTGCTTTCCTTGCGCGAGCAGGGCTTCGACGTGGTCGCGGTCGTCGGCGCGGGCCACCGCCAGGGGATCGAGCGCCATCTCGAGGACCCCGCGGGCCTGCCGCCGATGGAGTCGCTCGTCGGCACCCAGTCGGGGCGGCGCTTCTCGATCTACAAGGTCGTGGGCTACCTGATCGCGCTGGCCTTCCTCGGCTTCTTCTTCCTGTTGGCGATGGCCGGCGCGCAGAACGACTTCCTGCTGCGGGTGTTCGCGGCGTGGTTCCTCTTCAACGGCGTCTTCGCGTTCACGATGGCGAAGCTCGCGGGCGCCCACTGGCCGAGCGCGACCGTCGGCGGCGCGATCGCCTGGATGACCAGCGTCAACCCGCTGCTGGCGCCGGGCTGGTTCGCGGGCTACGTCGAGCTGCGCTATCAGGCGGTCAACGTCGCCGACATCGGGACGCTGAACGAGATCCTTTCGGACGACGAGAGCGCGATCCTCGACCTCTTCAGGCGGATGCTCGAGGTTCCGCTGTTCCGTCTGATCGCGGTCGTCGCCGCGACCAACATCGGCAGCGTCATCGCCACCGTGTTGTTCCCGCTGGTCGTCCTGCCGTGGCTCGCGAGCGACATCGGCGGGGTCGGCGCGGTCGGCGACCTCATGATCGAGGGGGCGAGAAACAGCGCCGAGCTGATCTGGGGGGTGCTGGCATGA
- a CDS encoding rubrerythrin-like domain-containing protein — MHQGDPYSPTGSYYECVACQARTVSDDHLGSCPDCGEPVRNLAVPRE, encoded by the coding sequence ATGCATCAAGGGGACCCCTACAGCCCGACCGGATCGTACTACGAGTGTGTGGCCTGTCAGGCGCGCACGGTGAGCGACGACCACCTTGGGAGCTGTCCCGACTGCGGCGAGCCGGTCCGGAACCTCGCCGTTCCCCGCGAGTAG
- a CDS encoding acyl-CoA thioesterase, with the protein MDLLETFIENREMVQPNHANSLQTAHGGNVLKWMDEIGAMSAMRFAGESCVTAHINGVDFERPIEVGDVALIEAYVYEAGKTSVKVRLRTYREDLRTGEAEKTTESYFVYVAIDDDRHPTSVPDLTVGSERGERLREEALDGENGGR; encoded by the coding sequence ATGGATCTGCTCGAGACCTTCATCGAGAACCGGGAGATGGTCCAGCCCAACCACGCGAACAGCCTCCAGACCGCCCACGGGGGCAACGTCCTGAAGTGGATGGACGAGATCGGCGCGATGAGCGCGATGCGCTTCGCCGGCGAGTCCTGTGTCACGGCCCACATCAACGGGGTCGACTTCGAGCGCCCGATCGAGGTCGGCGACGTCGCGCTGATCGAGGCGTACGTCTACGAGGCCGGGAAGACCAGCGTGAAGGTCCGTCTGCGGACGTATCGCGAGGACCTCCGGACCGGGGAGGCCGAAAAGACCACCGAGTCGTACTTCGTCTACGTCGCGATCGACGACGATCGGCACCCGACCTCGGTGCCCGATCTCACGGTCGGGAGCGAGCGCGGCGAGCGCCTGCGCGAGGAGGCGCTCGACGGCGAGAACGGCGGGCGGTAG
- a CDS encoding class I SAM-dependent methyltransferase: MGFHTYPVERATSLEDPSRYRYCSREELLGLLALDGTETVVDLGSGTGFYTDDVAPFADRVHAVDLQAEMHEIYREKGLPANVTPVTADVADLPFEDDECDAAVTTMTYHEFYSEAALAEVRRVLASGGRFVVVDWSAAGAGEDGPPTEERYDLAAATEQLVAAGFEVGFSDERPETFAVVASSA, encoded by the coding sequence ATGGGCTTTCATACCTACCCGGTCGAGCGCGCCACGAGCCTCGAGGACCCCTCGCGCTATCGCTACTGCTCGCGCGAGGAGCTGCTTGGGCTGCTCGCGCTCGACGGCACCGAGACCGTCGTCGATCTGGGCAGCGGGACCGGCTTCTACACCGACGACGTCGCGCCCTTCGCCGATCGCGTCCACGCGGTCGACCTCCAGGCCGAGATGCACGAGATCTATCGCGAGAAGGGACTCCCGGCGAACGTCACGCCCGTGACCGCGGACGTGGCCGATCTCCCCTTCGAGGACGACGAGTGCGACGCCGCGGTGACGACGATGACCTACCACGAGTTCTACAGCGAGGCGGCGCTGGCGGAGGTCCGGCGGGTGCTCGCCTCGGGCGGCCGGTTCGTCGTCGTCGACTGGTCGGCCGCCGGTGCGGGCGAGGACGGCCCGCCGACCGAGGAACGCTACGACCTCGCGGCCGCCACCGAACAGCTCGTCGCGGCCGGCTTCGAGGTCGGTTTTTCGGACGAACGTCCAGAAACGTTCGCCGTCGTCGCTAGTAGTGCCTAA